The genomic window AGATACTGGACAGCTCATCGGAATCGCGACCGGCCGTCAAAGCGTTGGGCGTGAGACCTACAGCGGACGTCTCATCTCGCTCCGCTAGGCCCGCAAACAGGTAAAGCGGGTAGTGCCCGCACACGGCCAGAGCCGCCGTATTGCCACCACAATTGCTGGTTTGCGAGGACGCCAGAACCAGCACCGTTGCCAGCCCGACGATGAATATGCCCATCATGAGAATTGCAAAAGTCCGCATAGCATCCCAGAATACCGACGAAAGCGAGCCCCAGCAAACAATTCGCTGCTTGGAAGAGACGTGAGCACAATGCTCGTGGCTCGCTCGGGACGTGAATTGCATTACTGCAGGCTTGGACCTGGGGCCTCTTTCTTCACCCTCCTTTTCAAGGAGGGTCGAGCCTTAGCGAGGGGAGGTTTTTGTCATTTTTGCGGCGGCGCGGTCGCCCTCTCCTCGTTGACGCTCGACTCTCCCAGAGGGAGAGTGACAGAATAGACACGCACCAGAAAAGTACCCCCGGCAGGATTCGAACCTGCGACCTGCGCGTTAGGAATGCGCTGCTCTATCCAGCTGAGCTACGAGGGCCTGAGTATGGATTGCTGTTCGCCGGGAGCGATTTTACCCGACTCGCTGCTGGCCGTGCAGATGCCTGCCGCCTTGCACCTAGCGCGGCAACATGAAATGTTCTAGAATTCTATCGCAGACCAAACACCCCCCTCTCCTGGAGTCGCTGCCAGATGGACCAACCCGACTTGTTCGACTGCGGCGATCGCCATACCTCTTCCAAACCCAACAAACAATCGTCAATGCGCAGAGCCGACCAACTTGTCCAGCCGCTGAAGTGGCACGGCGGTAAACACTACCTTGCCGAACGCATTATCGAACTAATGCCCGAACACCTGCACTACGTCGAACCGTTTTTCGGCGGCGGATCGGTGCTGCTGAACAAGGCTCCCGAGGGCATCTCGGAGGTCGTCAACGACGTGCATCACGAGCTAACCAATTTTTGGCGAACCCTGCAGGACGAAGACGCTTTCGCCAAGTTCATGCGGATCGTCGAAGCGGTTCCGTTCTCGCAAGTCGAATGGGATGACGCCCACGAGCAGGTTGAGGATCCGATCCGGCAAGCCGTGCACTTTTTCATCCGCTGTCGGCAATCCCGAGCCGGTAAATTTGACGCCTTCGCGACGCTCAGCCGCAACCGCACGCGTCGCAAGATGAACGAGCAGGTGTCGTCTTGGCAAACCGCCGTCGATGGCTTGCCCGCCGTCGCCGCGCGGCTTAAACGCGTCGTCGTGCTGTGCCAGGACGCGGCCAAAGTCGTCAAAAGTCAGGATGGCGACAACACGCTGTTCTACTTGGACCCGCCCTACCTGCACGAGACCCGCGTCACCACAGCCGACTACGATCACGAAATGACCACCGAGCAACACGCCACGCTGCTCGACACGCTGCTCAACTGCAAAGGCAAAGTGCTGTTATCGGGTTACCCCAACGAACTGTACGACAGCCGGCTGAAAGACTGGAAAAAGTTCGACATCAAGATCGACAACAAGGCCTCCAGCGCCAAGAACAAGCCGCTGATGACCGAACGCATCTGGATGAATTATTAAGTTCCGCCGAAGCGATCGTTGGAGTCCAGGCTTCAGCCGCATCGCGCGCATCCGAAATGCGTCTAAAGGCTGGACTCCAGCGCCCGCGCTCTGGCGAGCGCAGCTACGGAACGATGCTTACCGTGCAGCCAGCGCGGCGCGGATTTCCTTGACGACTTGCTCGGCCAGGTACTTCGATCCGGCGGGGCGGAAGTGCACGTTGGCCGGCAGCTGGATCTCGTCCTGCTTTTCCAACGCCACGGTGTACAAGTCGTTGATGGCGATGCCGTGACGCTGCATGATTTCAGCCGCGATCTCGT from Roseimaritima ulvae includes these protein-coding regions:
- a CDS encoding DNA adenine methylase, translated to MDQPDLFDCGDRHTSSKPNKQSSMRRADQLVQPLKWHGGKHYLAERIIELMPEHLHYVEPFFGGGSVLLNKAPEGISEVVNDVHHELTNFWRTLQDEDAFAKFMRIVEAVPFSQVEWDDAHEQVEDPIRQAVHFFIRCRQSRAGKFDAFATLSRNRTRRKMNEQVSSWQTAVDGLPAVAARLKRVVVLCQDAAKVVKSQDGDNTLFYLDPPYLHETRVTTADYDHEMTTEQHATLLDTLLNCKGKVLLSGYPNELYDSRLKDWKKFDIKIDNKASSAKNKPLMTERIWMNY